Proteins encoded by one window of Lathyrus oleraceus cultivar Zhongwan6 chromosome 1, CAAS_Psat_ZW6_1.0, whole genome shotgun sequence:
- the LOC127137159 gene encoding uncharacterized protein LOC127137159: MGGCFSSRSSSTSKKIRLVHLSGYVEDFEQPISINQVIPTRNPPTHFVCTSLQLLSSCSKPLKGDTQLQPGNVYFMLPYSILQADVSPVDLASLAKRLTAKAKTSRCEGKKLLKGVPLSNQDGLSSIWSSPSMSPGRVAGAEQFGMAYGGRSTCRGRLWRPLLDTIREKSFNRSSESDLKENQ; encoded by the coding sequence ATGGGAGGGTGTTTTTCTTCGAGATCATCATCCACGTCGAAGAAAATTCGTTTGGTTCATCTAAGTGGTTACGTAGAGGATTTCGAGCAACCGATTTCAATTAACCAAGTAATCCCTACTAGAAATCCACCAACTCATTTTGTTTGTACATCTCTTCAACTTCTTTCGTCTTGTTCTAAACCATTGAAAGGAGATACACAACTTCAACCTGGAAATGTTTACTTCATGCTACCGTATTCGATTCTACAAGCTGATGTTTCGCCTGTGGATTTGGCTTCGCTGGCGAAAAGGCTCACTGCGAAGGCGAAGACTAGTAGGTGTGAAGGTAAAAAGTTATTGAAAGGTGTTCCTTTGTCAAACCAAGATGGTTTGAGCAGTATTTGGAGTTCTCCGTCGATGAGTCCCGGAAGAGTCGCGGGGGCTGAGCAATTTGGTATGGCGTATGGAGGACGGAGCACGTGTAGAGGGCGGTTATGGAGACCTCTGTTGGATACTATTAGAGAGAAGTCATTCAATAGGAGTAGTGAATCAGATTTGAAAGAAAATCAATGA